Part of the Ignavibacterium album JCM 16511 genome, TAGCAAAAAAAATTCATAAACGAGGAGCTGTGGTGGGAGTAAGCGGTGGCATAGATTCATCAGTTGTGCTGGCACTTTGTGCAAATGCATTTGGTCCTGAAAAAGTTTTGGCTTTGATGATGCCTGATAAAGATTCAAGCCCCGATAGTTTAAATCTTGCAAAAAAGTTGGTGGATAAATTCAAAGTTCCATATCTCATCGAAGATATCACGAAAGCTGCAGAAGGTTTTGGTGCTTACAAAAGAAGAGATCAAGCAGTGAAAAAAGTTTTTCCTGAGTATGATGAATCATACAAAATGAAAATAGTTTTACCTAAAGATGATGAAGCAAAAGGAAAGCTGAACGTTTATTATGTTACTATCATTGCTCCAAATGGTGAAGAAAAAACTGCACGACTGCCATTAACAGAATATTTACAGATTGTTGCTGCATCAAATTTCAAGCAGAGAAGCAGAACAAATTTTCTCTATTATCACGCCGAAGCAAGAAACTTTGCAGTTATAGGAACAGGAAATAAGAACGAGCACGAGCAGGGATTTTTTGTTAAGTACGGCGATGGTGGTGCCGATATTAAACCAATTGCACATTTGTTTAAAACTCAGGTTTATCAGCTTGCTGAGTATCTTGGTGTGCCGGAAGAAATTCAGAAAAGGACACCAACTACTGATACTTACAGTGCAGAGCAGACACAGGAAGAATTCTTCTTCAGACTTCCCTATTCTGTTCTTGACAGAATCTGGTTTGGCTGGGAAAAAGGATTTTCAAGTAAAGAAATTGCTGAGGCACTCAATCTTTCGGAAGCACAGGTTGAAGTTGTAATAAATGATATTAAACAGAAGATTAAGACTACTGAATATCTTAGAATGGAACCGATTTCTTTGGGCTAACAAATTCTTTGTTATTAAAATTTGTTTGTTCGCTGGTAATATTCTGTCATTCCGAACGAAGTGAAGAGTCTTTACTTACCACAGATTAAAAATATTCTGTCGAATCTATTTTGACAATCTTTAATCTCTTGAATTATTTCAGTATCAGACTGATATAAAACAACTTTTTTATTTACTCTAAAACATTGAATTTATTTTTTCGTAATCGTATTTGCCTGATGATTTTGTGGGAATGTTATCTGTTTGCTTTACAACAACAGTGGAAGGATTAAGTTTATAAGTCTCGCAAACTTTTTGTTTAACTTTCACATCAGCTTCATCAACTGTTTGGATTAATATTCTGAGTTTTTCATCTTCACCTGTGCAAGCTGCAGCAAAATGAAAATGATTTTCAATCATTTTCTGAACTTCATCCAGATTAATTCTTAAACCAAACATTTTTATGAATCTTTTCATCCTTCCTGTTACATAGAAATATCCGTCTTCATCAAAATAACCCAGGTCGCCTGTAAATAGTTTACCATTCATTTCATCGCCTTTGGATAAATCGTCAAGAGTTTCAGCATAGCCGAGCATTACATTCTCACCTTCATAAACAATTTCACCAACCTGATGCGGCTGAGTAATTTCAATTCCATCATTCATCAAACTTAATTTTCCACTCGGAATTGAAATTCCGATTGAACCGATTTTATTTTTCAGCATCTCAAAAGGAACATAACTTATTCTGGCAGTAGCTTCTGTTTGTCCGTACATAACAAAGAATCTTACATTTTTCTTTTCTGCATATTCATAAAAATATTTTATCATTTCTTCATTCAGTTTTCCGCCAGCTTGTGTCATAGTTTTGAGTGAAGGTAAATCAAGTTTGTCGAACCCTGTTCTCTTGAGCATCTGATATGTGTAAGGAACTCCTGCAAACGAAGTACATTCAAATTTTTTAAAAGTGTTCCAGAAATCTTTGAAGAAAACTGTTTTGTTAGTCATCACAATAGTTGAACCTTTAAGCAAGTGGCTGTTAATTACAGACAATCCATAAGAATAATTAAACGGCAGAGTAGTAATTGGTTTTTCATTCTGAACAATTTCAAGATATTGTGCTATTGAATCTGCATTCGACTGAATATTATCCGCACTTAATCTTACCAGCTTTGGTGAACCTGTTGTTCCTGAAGTTGATAACAAAACTTTTAATGAAGGATGAAGTTTGATTTTCGGTCTTTCAATTCTGAAGAGGCAATTTGTTAATCTACCGAAAGGCTTATTTCTGTATCCTTCGACTTCTTCATTCTGATTAATAATTATTGAGGGCTTATAAATACTTATCAGGTTGTCTCTGATTTCATAATTTAACTTATCATCAAGCAGCAAAACAGCATCACCAGATTTGAGAACTGATAAATAAGCGACTAATGAATCAATAGAATTATCCGTAAAAAGAAAAACTAACTTCTTATCTTCTGATATTAATTGCTCTGCGATTTCATCTGATAATTCATCAAGTTCAGAATAAGTAACAGAAGTTTCGGAATCGGCTTCTATAAGCGCTGTTTTATTTCTATAATTTCTTAATGTTTCCCAAAAATAATTTTTCATATTGTTTTCAGATTTTTTTTAGTCGGGAATATAACAGAAAATTGAACATCAGCCATAAAACTGCACCTGCTATACGAAATATTTCTTCGATTGTATCGTTATCCGGAATCTCCAATATTTTTCCATCACTTACTAAATCTATGATTACTGCAACTGCAAGAAACATAACCGAGATTAAAAATAAATAAGTTTCTTTAATTACAAGCTCACTTTTGTGCTTAAAAAATAAAACTACAAATGGAATTGCTCCGATAATATAAGTGATAGTGTTTGGAATATTTAATTTATCTCTCAGAAGATGATGTAATTTGAATGTTACAATAAATAACAAAACGAGATGAACAAATAAAATTGTAATCAGCAACTTCCGATAATGAACTAATGAATCTTTAAAAATCAATACAACCGGAAAAATTGCAGCAATGATAAATAAAAATGTTTTGATGTAATCTGTATTCAAAGCGATATATTGGTTGTTTTCCGAACTAAAAGTAACTAATGTTTTTAGTATTTTTAAGTAAGACAAAAATAATAAAAGTCAGAAGCACTAAACCGATAAAACGATGAGAAATTTATGGAGAGTAACTTATTATCCTCTGAAAAGATTTTTGAATTCCTTGCTGAAAATGCCAGCGACTTAATTTACATATACAGACTTGTACCCGAACCCAAATTTGAATATGTAAGTCCGTCTTCAACACGAATTACAGGTTACACACCTGAAGAACATTATGCAGATCCTCAGCTTGGTTTAAAGCTTGTTCACCCGGATGATTTACCTATTCTACAGAACTTTTTAAATAAAAATGTCATTACAGAACCGATTATTCTGAGATGGAAGAAAAAAGACGGAACATTAATCTGGACAGAACAAATCAACACACCAATTTATGATTCCGAAGGAAATCTTATCGCAATTCAAGGAATTGCACGAGATATTACAAAACGAAAACTTGATGAAGAAAAACTTATAGAAAGTGAATACCTCTATAAATATTTGTTCGAGCATAATCCACTTCCAATGTGGGTATATGATTTAGAAACATTAAAATTTCTCGCAGTTAATAATGCTTCAATTAATAAATACGGTTACTCGAGAGAAGAATTTTTGTCAATGACGATTAAAGACATCAGACCCGAAGAAGAGTTGCAGGCACTGATGAAAAATATTTCAGAATCCAAAGACGATCTTCAAAAATCTCGTCCTTGGAAACATAAACTTAAAAACGGCTCAATAATTATAACAGAAATTTCTTCTCACAGTTTAAACTACGAAGGACATAATGCAAGACTTGTTCTGGCTAATGATATAACAGAACAAATTATTGCCGAAGAAAAGATTAAAAGACTAACCCGTGTTTATGCTGTTTTGAGTGAAGTTAATCAGACAATTGTAAGAGTTCGGGATAAGAAAAAATTGCTAAACGAAGTTACACGAATTGCAGTAGAGTTTGGTAAATTCAAGCTTGTATGGTTAGGTGAGTTTAATGAAAATACATTGTCAGTTAAACCTGTTGCTGCTTCAGGCATAACCGAAGATTATCTTGACAAACTTGATATCAGTCTGGCAGAAAATGAATCCTATTCTAATCCTGTAAAATATGTGTTGAACCAAAATAAATTTATTATAATAAACGATTTTCAGAATGACGAACGGACAAAGTTTTGGTATAATCTTGCTCAAAAGTATGGAATTAACTCTTCTGCTTCTTTTCCAATAAATATTTTCGGTAAGCCAGTTTATGTTCTGAGTTTTTACGCTGATTCAAAAAACTTTTTTGATGAAGACGAAATAAAACTGCTCGATGAGTTATCAAAAGATATTACTTTTGCTCTTGAGTACATAGAAACAGAATCTGAAAAGGAAAAGATGAGAGCTGACCTTGAGTATCATTCCAATCTTCTTTCAAATGTTAACGATGCAATTATAGCAACTGATAAAAATCTCAGAATCACTTACTGGAATGAAGCCGCCGAGCAAATCTACGGCATAAAAAGAAGTGAAGCTATTGGCAAAACAACAAGAGATGTTTTACATACTCAATATCTTGAACTTGGACGAGATGAAATCTTAAAGAAATTATCTATCGAAGGAAAATATTCAACAAGGGCAATTCAATACCACAAATCCGGAAGAAAACTTTATATCGATGCGAAAGGATTTGCTGTAAAAGATAAAAGCGGAAATATAATCGGTTATGCAAGCATCAATCGTGATATTACCGTGAGTTATGAAGCTGAAATGCTTTTGAGAGAAAGTGAAGAAAAATTCAGAGCACTTGCCGAATCTACACCAGCAGCAATATTTATTTATCAGGGTGAATATTTTCAGTATCTGAATCCTGCAGCAGAGAATCTGACCGGTTACAAACTGAATGAAATTTACGGAATGAAATTTTTCGAACTAGTTCATCCCGACCACAAAGAAATGGTAAGAGAGCGTGGAATTAAAAGACAATTAGGTGAAGAAGTTGATAACCGATATATATTCAAAATAATCAGGAAAGATGGCGAAGTCCGATGGGTTGATTTTGGTGCTGAAATAATTGAATACAAAGGAAAACCGGCAGCTATTGGAACTGCTTATGATATTACCGACAGAATTAAATTTGAAGAGTCATTAAAGGAAAGCGAGGAAAAGTATCGCTTACTGATTGAAAATCAGACTGATCTTGTTGTTAAAGTTGATTTGGAAGGAAAATTTTTATTTGTAAGTGAATCATACTGCAAAACTTTCGGTAAAACTCAGGAAGAATTACTCGGTAATAAGTTTCTTCCTCTTGTTCATCCTGATGACCGCGAAAGCACAATGAAGGAAATGGAAAAACTTTATTCTCATCCTTATTCCTGTTACATTGAACAACGAGCGCTTACCGCAACGGGTTGGAAATGGTTTAGTTGGGTTGACACTTTGGTATTTGATGAAACTGGAAAACCAACTGCAATCATTGGTGTCGGAAGAGACATTACAGAAAAAAAATTAGCAGAAATTGCTTTGAGAGAAAATCAGGAAGAATTAAAACGCTCAGAAGAAATGTTAAGATCTCTTACTCAGAAACTCCAGGAAATTCGTGAAGAAGAAAGAAGCAGAATTGCAATGGAACTTCACGATGAACTCGGACAGGTTCTTACGGCTATAAAGATTGACCTTAATTCACTGATTAAAAAACCTCCCTACAAAAAAGATATTCCTCTAAAAATTGCTCCTGTAATTTCTTTGGTTGAAGACACAATTAACACTGTCAGAAAAATTTCTATGGAGTTAAGACCTGTTATGCTTGATCGTCTCGGATTACTGTCTGCAATTGAGTGGCAGATTGACGAAATCAGAAAAAGATTGGGAATAAAAACTCTTACAAATCTTCCCGAAGGAATAAGTGGATTAACTAAAGAACAAGAGATTGCTGTTTTCAGAACATTTCAGGAAATTTTTACTAACATTGCAAGGCATTCCAAAGCCACAGAAGTTGCTGTTAGCTTAGTAACTGATGACGAAAAATTTATGATGATTGTTCGTGATAATGGTGTTGGTTTTACTCCTGAATCAATATCAAGAAAAGGGGGTTTAGGTTTACTTGGAATGAAAGAAAGAATTAAATCAGCCGGGGGTTTTATGGAAATAAATAGTAAAATAAATTCCGGTACCGAAATAAAAATTTTTATTCCCCTTAGATAATTTTTGAAGGAGTATAAAGTTGAAAATTAATAAACAATTTAAAGTGCTTCTTGCTGATGACCACAAAATTGTTAGACACGGACTTAAGAAAATTCTGGAGGACGAATTTTCAGAAGTTACAGTGGGTGAAGCTTCAAGAGATACCGAAATACTTGAACAACTGAATAAGTCCGATTGGGATATTGTGATTCTTGATATCAATATGCCAGGCAAAAGCGGACTTGAAATTCTGAAAGACATCAAAGCTACTCATCCTAAATTACCTGTACTTATCCTCAGTATGTATCCCGAAGAGCAATTTGCATTGCGTGTAATGAAATCCGGTGCTTCAGGATATTTAAGAAAAGACAGCGCACCTGAAGAACTTGTTGACGCAGTAAAGGAAATTCTCGAAGGAAGAAAGTATATTTCTCCAAATGTAATGGACATTCTTTCTGATGTAGTAAAAAAAGATAGAAGTATTGAGCTGAGTGAATTACTCTCTGACAGAGAATATGAAATATTTATGCTGATAGCACAAGGTAAAACAGTCTCTGAAATTGCCGAGATTCTCTCCCTGAGTGTCAAAACTGTAAGTACTCACCGAACTCACATCCTTGAGAAGACAAGATTAAAAAACAACGCAGATATTGTGATGTATGCTGTAAGGAATAAACTTCTGCAATAGAATTATTTTTTATTTCCTGAAATAATTTTTTATCTCATTTAATAATTCATTTCTTTGAATAGGTTTCGGAATAAAACCGTCAAATCCCTCAGCTAAAAATTTATTTTTATCTTCGTCAAAAGTAAAAGCAGTTAAGGCAATAACCGGAACTGTTTTGTATTCATCACGCAGTTTTATTTTTTTCATTACTTCGATTCCGCTTTCACCGTTTTTAAGACTTATATCCATTAAAACCAAATCATACAAATATTTTTCAGAGAGTTCAAATGCCTGCTGCGAATCAAATGCAATGTCAGTATTTATAACACTTTTAAGATAATGTTTTAGTACTTCTGCATTAAGCTGATTGTCTTCAACAATTAAGATTCTTTTGCCTTCAAGATTTGAATGACCATTTTTATTCCCATTCAGCTTCTCATTCTTCACCGGAAATTCAAAAGGAATGTGTACTGAAAATTTTGAACCGATTCCTGTTTCACTTTCAACAGAGATTTTTCCGCCAAGAAGTTCAATCATTTTTTTGGTTAATGTAAGTCCGATTCCGGCGCCCTGATATGACCTTGATAATCCTTCACTTCCTTGTCTGAATGCTTCGAAAATTGTTTCAAGTTTTTCAGGTTCAATACCAATTCCAGTGTCTGAAACATCGAGCACTAACCAATTCTGTTCTTCTTTCATATCAAATCTCAGACTTAAAGTAACACTTCCATGATGAGTATATTTAAAAGCATTATCAAGCAGTTGATATAAAATTTTCTTCAGAAGAAATTCATCCGACCTGATAGTTATATCCTGGTCAGGTTCAATAACTTCAAATATCAGATTCTTTTCCTGTGCAATGGATGAGAACCTATGTTGAACAGTTTTCAGTAATTCATAAATACTTAATTCGTTTTTAATTAATTTTCTGGAATCAGATTGTAAATCGGAAAGTTCTATTATCGAATCAAGTGTATTCAGAAGGCGATTGCTTGCAAACAAAATTTTATCGGCAAGTTCATCAATCACTTCCTTTGAAGTTTCCTCTTTAAGAATCTGCGTAAAGCCAAGAACTGCATTTAATGGAGTTCTGATTTCGTGATTGATATTGCCCAAAAGATAGTTTTTAAAGTTTATACTTTCTTTTGCTTTCTGATAAGCATTCTGTAATTCAATTTCCAGAAGTTTTTTATCAGTTATATCTTCTGCAATCCCAAATATTTGCTTTGAAGCTCCGGAAGTATCAGTAATAATTTTTGTTCGCAAGCTGATCCATCTCAAAGAATCATCAGGTCTGACAATTCTGAATTCAGTTTTAATGTTTGGGTCTTTTGTTCTAACATACTCGCGAACAATGCGAAAAATCTTTGAACGATCTTCTTCATAGACAGAACTAAACCATACTTTCTGATAAGCTAAAGCAGTCGCTCTGTCAATTCCCCAAATTTTATTGAATCCTTCACTCAGATAAGTAAGCTTTGGCTTTCTGCCGTTTAAATCAATATTAAAGAAAACCACATCAAGATTATTCACTATTTGCTTTAACTGAATCTCTTTTTCTTTCAGTTCACGGTTTGAGTTTACAATTTCGGTTACATCTCTAAAGGTTTCTATTACTTTTTCAACTTCACCATTTTCATTTTTGAATGGAGAAAAAAGAATATCAACATATTTCAACTTTCCATCTTTGCCGGCAATCTGATGTCTGACTTGTGTTGATTTACCTGATTTGAAGACTTCCTGCATCGGACATTCTTCACCATAAAAATTACACGGCTTGTCAAAACCATGCGAAACTGCATAACATTTTGCTCCTATAACCTCTTCAGTTTTTTTACCGCTAATTTTAAGTCTGCTATTGTTTACATCAACGACATTATAATTTTTATCAATCACCATTATGTCTTCATACATACAATGAAGAAGCGTTTTCAGATAATCACGATTTTCATTGAATTCTGTTTCAGGTTTTTCAAACTCCGGATTTGCAGATATAAGTTCATTAACTTTAGCGCCAATATCATCAGCAAGTTCCTTTAATAAAGAGAATGTTTCATCCTGAATGTTGTCAATTTCAGTGATTAGAATATTCAGATAAGCGAATAGTTTATTTCCATATTTAATTTGAGATGAAAAAATTGCAGAAGCTTTATTATCAGAAAAATAATTTTTAATGATATTAAAACATCTGTCATTCTTATCTGAAGTGATACGATGAATCCCGAATTTGTCTCTTTCAGATTTAAAGGAATTACATTCAGTGAAGTGTTGGATGATCAGTCTATGATCGTGTTTTTCAAAATAACCTTCTCTGGCAAAACAGATTTTATCTTTTTTTAATTCAGATGCCACAGGTTCGATCCAAACAAAAACAAATTCCTTTTCGTTTGAAAGAAGTTTGCAAAGAGAATCAAGCATCTGACAAGGTTTGTCAGAACTTCCTATGATTCTGTATGCTCTCTGAATTACTGATGCAAAACAAGGTTGTGACATTTGTTAATTAGTGAATTTTCAAATTACACTCTTGCGAAATCAATGCCAGAATTTTTTAAAGGTTCTTTACCTATTGTGTTGAATTTAATTACAGCAGAAAACCATTTTTCAGGTTATTCATTATCTTATAGTCAGAATTAGTTCATCTTGATTGAATAAAACTTTTTTCGGCAGGAAAATTTTTCAAACTTGTAAAAAATTTTTTCAGTGGTCGAAGGAATAATCAATGAAAAACAGGAAGTGTAAAATAGAAAGTAGTCCCTTCGCCGACTTTACTTTCAACCCAAATTCTTCCGCCGTGCTTTTTAATAAAATCCCGACAAAGAATGATTCCAAGTCCTGAGCCTTTTTCATTTTCGGTTCCAGGTGTTGTAAAGCTTTTATCAAGCTCAAATAGATTTCTCAGATTTTCTTCTTCAATACCAACACCATTATCTTTAACTGTAACGACAATCTCTTCACCTTTTTGTTTTGAGGAAATCTCAATCGTGCCACCTGTTCTTGTAAATTTAATTGCGTTAGAAGTCAGGTTATTCAGTACTGAGTAAATCATATTTTCATCAGCATAAGCAATGTGATTCATATCGGTTGAATTAATAAGCTGAATCTCCTTATGCAGAGCATTCGACTTAAGAAGCTGAAAAATATTTTCAACAACAGAATAAATTTTTACATCTGAAGGATTAAACTGAATCTTGCCTGTTTGCAACCGTGACCACTCAAGTAAATTTGAGAGCAGTTTGATGGTTTGTCTTGATATCTCAACGATGTTGGTTGAGTATTCTTTTATTTCCGAAAGTTCAAGTTCATTAATATCTTCCGATAAAATTTCTGCATAACCAATCAAACCGATTAAAGGTGTTCGCAGGTCGTGAGCAATGATGGAGAAAAATTTATCCTTTGATGCATTAGCTTGTTTTAAATCTTCAGTTACTTTTCTTAATTGTGCTTCAGCTTCTTTCTGAAGTGTAACATCGCGCAAAAGCATTAATGCCTGATTATCAGAATTAACAACAATTCTTGCTTCGTAAAAAATTTCTTTATCATCAGATATAACAGAAAACTCAACCGAACTTAACTGATTTGTGTTGAGTGTATGTTCAATGGCTTCAGTCAATTTTTCGGAAACAGATTTTGGAAACACGGAGCTTATTTTTCTTCCAATTAGCAGAGCAGGACTCTTAAAGAAACTGGAATGCGAATTAAATTTGCTATCAAGTAAAGTCCCGTCAGCAGAAACAATAAATAAAATATCCGGTAAAGCTTTCAGAATCTGAAAATCTCTTGTTTGGCAGTTTTTAATTAACTGCTCAACAATCTTTTTATCAGTTTGATCTTCAATAATGCAATCAAAATACTCGGGAAAGCCTGAAGAATTATAAACAGGAGTTACGAACTCTTTAAAGAAAACAACTTTACCGTTTTTATTCAACCATTCTGTTTCAAGATAATTGTTTCTGATTTCCTGGTGAATGTGCTTAAAGTATTTGTGACTATTAAAATTATTGCGAAAAGATTCACTTTGATTGTAGAGTTCAATCAGTTCAGTAAATGATTCAAGACTTAAAAATTTCAGTATTGTCTGATTAGCAATAACTGGAATTCCCTCAGAGGTAATCCGTATAATACCCAATGAAGAATTGTTTAATAAAGATTCCAGCAAGTTGTTTTTACTGTTATTTAATATTTCTTTTTCGAGTTCCATGGTTATCCAATTAAACTGTAAATAAAGGACAAGTTAAATGCCATTAGGGATTTATTTTTTTCAATTCGCACTTTATAAAATGATTAGAAAAAGCTGAACAAATTTTGATATCTGTATAACTGTGGACATTATTTCGAATCAAAAAAACCTGTAACTGCAGAATATTAAACAGCTGGCTAAAATCAGAAATGTTGTTAACCAAAAATTAATTGATTGAATTATTCAATGTGAGTTAAAAATTCTGTTGAAGCTAAACCAAAAGGTTTCTTTTACACTTAAAGAAAAAATTACATCATTGTTGTAAAAGAAAAAACATTTTTAGGTGAGATGATTTATTAAAATCTTATTAAGCTTAATCGACTGTTCGCTGCTTTCAATATTATTGATTATGCTGATATTATTTTTACCTGTTAACTTATCCGAAAACTGAACCATATTTCTATAGATTACTGATAAGCTTTTCAATAGCTCAGATTCAACACCTTCGAGCAGTTCATAATAAAATGTAGAGCTTATTTCCTTTTCATCAGCATATTCATAAGAAGGTATCCGATAGAATAATTTATTTACCGGTTCATATAATTTTTCTTCATCAAAAGATTCAACTTTCTGATAGTTCATCAATACACTAACCTCGTAAAGAGAGTTATTATGTTTGAAGGGAAATTCATTCCGGATTTGAATAGTTAAATTTCTGACAGAAGGTTCCTTTAAATTTATTACTGTTGAATAACTTATGTCGTTCGCAATTATTTCAACTTCCAGTTCATCGGTAGAGATGTGATTGATTTTTTTCAGTCGCCATTTCAATTGAGACAAAAACAAAAGTGCGGCAGAAAAAGTGATTGTATCAGAAAAGTTTTCTTTTTTAGTCAGATGATTAATATGCGACTCTTTTTTCGAGGATTTGATTTCATTCCTTGAATTCGGATTAAGAGTAATATTTTCTATTTTATTCAACATGACTGTATTACCTCGATTAATTATCGAAGCAAATAGTCATTGTTTAAAGTAGAGAACTAATCAAGTTTAATCATTTTGCTATCATCGGTGTAATCAATAACCTGAGGATTTTCAAGATTTGTAAGTTGTCTGATAAGCTGTTTGATTTTATCAATTGATTTATCAATAATTTCAAAGTCTTCATCAACCTTATCAATTCTTTTTTCAGCAATTTCCTGTTTGAGGTTTTGAAGAGCCATTGTCAAACTGCTTAAGGGATTATTAAAGTTGTGTCCGATAGTACAAGCAATTTCGACCAAAGCTTTGCTATGCTCAATAGATTTTAATTCAC contains:
- the nadE gene encoding NAD(+) synthase, which translates into the protein MAFQKDSILLNPKAEAERIIKELREIVAKKIHKRGAVVGVSGGIDSSVVLALCANAFGPEKVLALMMPDKDSSPDSLNLAKKLVDKFKVPYLIEDITKAAEGFGAYKRRDQAVKKVFPEYDESYKMKIVLPKDDEAKGKLNVYYVTIIAPNGEEKTARLPLTEYLQIVAASNFKQRSRTNFLYYHAEARNFAVIGTGNKNEHEQGFFVKYGDGGADIKPIAHLFKTQVYQLAEYLGVPEEIQKRTPTTDTYSAEQTQEEFFFRLPYSVLDRIWFGWEKGFSSKEIAEALNLSEAQVEVVINDIKQKIKTTEYLRMEPISLG
- a CDS encoding AMP-binding protein — its product is MKNYFWETLRNYRNKTALIEADSETSVTYSELDELSDEIAEQLISEDKKLVFLFTDNSIDSLVAYLSVLKSGDAVLLLDDKLNYEIRDNLISIYKPSIIINQNEEVEGYRNKPFGRLTNCLFRIERPKIKLHPSLKVLLSTSGTTGSPKLVRLSADNIQSNADSIAQYLEIVQNEKPITTLPFNYSYGLSVINSHLLKGSTIVMTNKTVFFKDFWNTFKKFECTSFAGVPYTYQMLKRTGFDKLDLPSLKTMTQAGGKLNEEMIKYFYEYAEKKNVRFFVMYGQTEATARISYVPFEMLKNKIGSIGISIPSGKLSLMNDGIEITQPHQVGEIVYEGENVMLGYAETLDDLSKGDEMNGKLFTGDLGYFDEDGYFYVTGRMKRFIKMFGLRINLDEVQKMIENHFHFAAACTGEDEKLRILIQTVDEADVKVKQKVCETYKLNPSTVVVKQTDNIPTKSSGKYDYEKINSMF
- a CDS encoding PAS domain S-box protein, with product MESNLLSSEKIFEFLAENASDLIYIYRLVPEPKFEYVSPSSTRITGYTPEEHYADPQLGLKLVHPDDLPILQNFLNKNVITEPIILRWKKKDGTLIWTEQINTPIYDSEGNLIAIQGIARDITKRKLDEEKLIESEYLYKYLFEHNPLPMWVYDLETLKFLAVNNASINKYGYSREEFLSMTIKDIRPEEELQALMKNISESKDDLQKSRPWKHKLKNGSIIITEISSHSLNYEGHNARLVLANDITEQIIAEEKIKRLTRVYAVLSEVNQTIVRVRDKKKLLNEVTRIAVEFGKFKLVWLGEFNENTLSVKPVAASGITEDYLDKLDISLAENESYSNPVKYVLNQNKFIIINDFQNDERTKFWYNLAQKYGINSSASFPINIFGKPVYVLSFYADSKNFFDEDEIKLLDELSKDITFALEYIETESEKEKMRADLEYHSNLLSNVNDAIIATDKNLRITYWNEAAEQIYGIKRSEAIGKTTRDVLHTQYLELGRDEILKKLSIEGKYSTRAIQYHKSGRKLYIDAKGFAVKDKSGNIIGYASINRDITVSYEAEMLLRESEEKFRALAESTPAAIFIYQGEYFQYLNPAAENLTGYKLNEIYGMKFFELVHPDHKEMVRERGIKRQLGEEVDNRYIFKIIRKDGEVRWVDFGAEIIEYKGKPAAIGTAYDITDRIKFEESLKESEEKYRLLIENQTDLVVKVDLEGKFLFVSESYCKTFGKTQEELLGNKFLPLVHPDDRESTMKEMEKLYSHPYSCYIEQRALTATGWKWFSWVDTLVFDETGKPTAIIGVGRDITEKKLAEIALRENQEELKRSEEMLRSLTQKLQEIREEERSRIAMELHDELGQVLTAIKIDLNSLIKKPPYKKDIPLKIAPVISLVEDTINTVRKISMELRPVMLDRLGLLSAIEWQIDEIRKRLGIKTLTNLPEGISGLTKEQEIAVFRTFQEIFTNIARHSKATEVAVSLVTDDEKFMMIVRDNGVGFTPESISRKGGLGLLGMKERIKSAGGFMEINSKINSGTEIKIFIPLR
- a CDS encoding response regulator, giving the protein MKINKQFKVLLADDHKIVRHGLKKILEDEFSEVTVGEASRDTEILEQLNKSDWDIVILDINMPGKSGLEILKDIKATHPKLPVLILSMYPEEQFALRVMKSGASGYLRKDSAPEELVDAVKEILEGRKYISPNVMDILSDVVKKDRSIELSELLSDREYEIFMLIAQGKTVSEIAEILSLSVKTVSTHRTHILEKTRLKNNADIVMYAVRNKLLQ
- a CDS encoding ATP-binding protein; its protein translation is MSQPCFASVIQRAYRIIGSSDKPCQMLDSLCKLLSNEKEFVFVWIEPVASELKKDKICFAREGYFEKHDHRLIIQHFTECNSFKSERDKFGIHRITSDKNDRCFNIIKNYFSDNKASAIFSSQIKYGNKLFAYLNILITEIDNIQDETFSLLKELADDIGAKVNELISANPEFEKPETEFNENRDYLKTLLHCMYEDIMVIDKNYNVVDVNNSRLKISGKKTEEVIGAKCYAVSHGFDKPCNFYGEECPMQEVFKSGKSTQVRHQIAGKDGKLKYVDILFSPFKNENGEVEKVIETFRDVTEIVNSNRELKEKEIQLKQIVNNLDVVFFNIDLNGRKPKLTYLSEGFNKIWGIDRATALAYQKVWFSSVYEEDRSKIFRIVREYVRTKDPNIKTEFRIVRPDDSLRWISLRTKIITDTSGASKQIFGIAEDITDKKLLEIELQNAYQKAKESINFKNYLLGNINHEIRTPLNAVLGFTQILKEETSKEVIDELADKILFASNRLLNTLDSIIELSDLQSDSRKLIKNELSIYELLKTVQHRFSSIAQEKNLIFEVIEPDQDITIRSDEFLLKKILYQLLDNAFKYTHHGSVTLSLRFDMKEEQNWLVLDVSDTGIGIEPEKLETIFEAFRQGSEGLSRSYQGAGIGLTLTKKMIELLGGKISVESETGIGSKFSVHIPFEFPVKNEKLNGNKNGHSNLEGKRILIVEDNQLNAEVLKHYLKSVINTDIAFDSQQAFELSEKYLYDLVLMDISLKNGESGIEVMKKIKLRDEYKTVPVIALTAFTFDEDKNKFLAEGFDGFIPKPIQRNELLNEIKNYFRK
- a CDS encoding ATP-binding protein, which produces MELEKEILNNSKNNLLESLLNNSSLGIIRITSEGIPVIANQTILKFLSLESFTELIELYNQSESFRNNFNSHKYFKHIHQEIRNNYLETEWLNKNGKVVFFKEFVTPVYNSSGFPEYFDCIIEDQTDKKIVEQLIKNCQTRDFQILKALPDILFIVSADGTLLDSKFNSHSSFFKSPALLIGRKISSVFPKSVSEKLTEAIEHTLNTNQLSSVEFSVISDDKEIFYEARIVVNSDNQALMLLRDVTLQKEAEAQLRKVTEDLKQANASKDKFFSIIAHDLRTPLIGLIGYAEILSEDINELELSEIKEYSTNIVEISRQTIKLLSNLLEWSRLQTGKIQFNPSDVKIYSVVENIFQLLKSNALHKEIQLINSTDMNHIAYADENMIYSVLNNLTSNAIKFTRTGGTIEISSKQKGEEIVVTVKDNGVGIEEENLRNLFELDKSFTTPGTENEKGSGLGIILCRDFIKKHGGRIWVESKVGEGTTFYFTLPVFH